CTTGGCGGACAACCTCGGCCTCGGTGTCGTGGCTGAAGGCGTCGAGACTAGGGAGCAGGCGCAATGCCTGAGATCGCTTGGATGCTCGCTCTATCAAGGGTTCCTGTTTGGCAAACCCATGCCCTTCGAAAGGACATTCCATCTGCTGGTGGACGATGCGGCTGCGCTGCTCGAGCCGATCTCATCGCTCAGCGACGTCTGATCCAGAAGGGTCCCGGTGAGCGTTCTGCTCGCGATGGCG
Above is a window of Pseudomonadota bacterium DNA encoding:
- a CDS encoding EAL domain-containing protein, producing the protein MQHGGDDDEIMRSIIGLADNLGLGVVAEGVETREQAQCLRSLGCSLYQGFLFGKPMPFERTFHLLVDDAAALLEPISSLSDV